The proteins below are encoded in one region of Natranaerovirga hydrolytica:
- a CDS encoding GumC family protein has protein sequence MEENMEEISLRELIEILIKRKMIIIAITIIAMVTTGVINFLVLDPTYETEAILMASNFNEAIPNGQIEDQSIESILNELSRLPQMNLETYRLQITSPSVLNKTIEELNLESIYNVESLARAINIQTINDTNLIAIRMEHTDAEKASTIVNSVARNSVEFVADMAREQATTASDYVERQMAVEKEKLDKVLIELREFLAQPRSTSELDRELNARLDAITNYKMDLDEEKMKKEVVTTSIVSTESELNNTNAVLTTNQSILEDSLMRDIITDDNDSTLSDISDITVRNEQINPVYLELNSALSNYRIEREQINTNIANLESQIRTTEQQIEALQIELEEKRYRESDINQRVDIAQQTYDAFIAKYEELRVAESSRIGESSITIMSEAFETNTPVGPRKAMNLAIATILGGMIGVFLAFFMEYWKTSEIKHKKKEELK, from the coding sequence GTGGAAGAAAATATGGAAGAAATTAGTTTAAGAGAACTAATAGAGATATTAATCAAAAGAAAAATGATAATCATTGCAATCACCATAATCGCAATGGTTACTACAGGTGTTATTAACTTTTTAGTATTAGACCCAACATATGAAACAGAAGCAATATTAATGGCATCTAACTTCAATGAAGCCATACCCAATGGGCAGATTGAAGATCAAAGTATTGAAAGCATACTAAATGAATTATCAAGATTGCCGCAAATGAATTTAGAAACCTATAGACTGCAAATAACGTCACCAAGTGTATTAAATAAAACAATTGAAGAATTAAACTTAGAATCAATATATAATGTTGAAAGCTTAGCCAGAGCCATTAACATACAAACCATAAATGACACAAACTTAATTGCCATAAGAATGGAACATACAGATGCTGAAAAGGCATCAACAATTGTAAATTCTGTTGCACGAAACTCAGTAGAGTTTGTAGCAGATATGGCAAGAGAGCAAGCAACAACTGCATCAGATTATGTGGAAAGACAAATGGCAGTAGAAAAAGAAAAATTAGATAAAGTATTAATTGAATTAAGAGAGTTTTTAGCCCAACCTAGAAGCACATCAGAATTAGATAGAGAATTAAACGCAAGACTAGATGCCATTACAAATTATAAAATGGATTTAGATGAAGAAAAAATGAAAAAAGAAGTTGTAACAACAAGTATTGTTTCAACAGAAAGTGAATTAAACAATACAAATGCTGTTCTAACAACCAATCAATCTATTTTAGAAGACAGTTTAATGAGAGATATTATAACGGATGATAATGATTCAACCTTATCCGATATCTCTGATATTACAGTACGTAATGAGCAAATTAATCCAGTATATTTAGAATTAAATAGCGCTTTAAGCAATTATAGAATAGAACGAGAGCAAATAAATACCAATATAGCAAACTTAGAAAGTCAAATTAGAACAACAGAACAGCAAATAGAAGCGTTACAAATCGAACTAGAAGAAAAAAGATACAGAGAAAGCGATATCAATCAAAGAGTCGATATTGCTCAACAAACATATGATGCTTTTATCGCTAAGTACGAAGAACTTAGAGTAGCAGAATCATCAAGAATTGGTGAATCAAGTATTACGATTATGTCTGAAGCATTTGAAACCAATACACCAGTAGGTCCAAGAAAAGCCATGAATCTAGCTATCGCAACGATACTAGGTGGAATGATAGGTGTTTTTCTAGCATTCTTTATGGAATATTGGAAAACATCAGAAATTAAACATAAGAAAAAAGAGGAATTGAAATAA